The genomic DNA tattattgaattatgagaaaaaaatgtgaaaaagtaataaataattgaaagaaagtaatgattgcgttgttgaattgtaaaaaaggtaatggatagttgagagaatttaatattaaaaattgaattgaatggtcaaaaaattaaagaaaaaggaaaaaataataattgtattgtatatttagtagaattaaaattagagttaaaacttgattgtaaaaccaaacgaGGTAATCCTTTTGAAGTTATCCTTCGCATCAGATAAGAACCGATCGCAGGATTGAATTTGGCAATTTCACCGAGGTTCACGTTCGGAATTGACCCTATCTTAAGTAGGAATTTTGCATGCATGCATACATGCACAGACGATTtagggcttgtttggttttaggatagtattttagaatcacaattctaacttaactctacccactacaaaacaaaataactcatacaaagtcaaaaagtaggccccatttatatcacttttttccacaacaaaacaacataactcatacaaagtcaaagggtgaaccccatttattccactcaaaatcaaaatcaaaatctaattttaaaatcttactatgaaaccaaacgcaaccttaaTGTTTGTGCAAGGTCTCTCAACATCCCGTGGATGCGGATATGGACTTGGAGATTCCCCTGTAGTACAAGTCTACTGAaatttcagccaaaaaaaaagtctagtgtaaatctatatttatttattttattttttttattttatttgatagtCGACCTTAAAGTTCGAGTCTGGTTCTCACTAAGAAGGCCCAATCAAGGTAATGCATCGACCTCAAACTCCCTAGGGGGTAGCCGGCAGGTCTGATTCGGCTCCGGCAACATTTTTGCCCTGGACCTTCGGCTAGGTGTCCAATAAATCCGACAAAGGGAATTTACCCACCGATGAAAAGAAACCTTTGGACATAATCATATGTCACACAAAATGGACAACAAACGGAAATGCCTCTGTTTCTTCGACACTCACAGAGGGCATGTTGAGGAAAGACGCATACGATCACACTTGTCACTACCTAACAAAATTCAAGAATTCGAAGCCAAAGATGAGATGGCCCTTGTAGCACATATGGCTACTACGAAGATAGAGTTCACGAGTTGTAGTTGTCAAGCCCCAAGTCCCTCAAAGCATCAGTTGCAGCATCCTTGCAGCTGTCGTGGTTTTGCTTCGCCATTCTTATGTACTTCTCGATTCCATTCCCGAGCAGAAGAGCTCTGTCAAGTCAGAAAACTAAGCTATCACAGGCAGCTCAATTAGGAGAGTACCGTCTTCAACATTTCGACGGTAGGGTCTCTAAGACTTGCCTGTTTTCAGCATTTCTGACTACGAGATTGCGGATCATGAGACAGGAGCTCCTCTGCATCCGCAGGGCAGCAGGAAATTTTTCCATCGCTTGAAGAGCAAGATCTCCAGCTCCCGCTTCAATGGCACGGGCTGCATTCTCTGGAGACCTTAAGCAGAGTACAGAAATAATAGACATGACCTGCATCAATagaccaaaaaagaaaagaaaaaaaaaattgaatgatAAAATCGCCTGATTACTGAAATCACCAGAGGCATTCCCGAGGAATGCACTGTATCCTGACTTTCTATTTGCAATGTAGTTAAATGCAAATTTGAGTAAGATTAAAATCTCTTATCTCTGACATTATTTACATGGCATATATACCTTAGGTTATCGCTTACCTCTTGAAGAACAGAAGGGTCGTCACTAAACCGGGCTGAGAGTTTAATAAGCCTATTCATTCCCCCCTTCTCAACAATAGCATTCTTGTTCGCGTCACTTCCTGCTAACTGAAagagcaaaataaataagccACTGGCGCAAGCATCATGCTAAAGCAACAAGTACCTCCCCAATTTTGTCATGTTGGGAATTAAAGTTTTCAGTTAAAAACTGTGAGATAAGCACATAATTTCTGCAGCAACTTTCACTTGTTTATAACGATTAAAAAtaagaggaaaaggaaaatgtaaGCACTACTTGAAAATCCATTATCATATGGACCTGGCGCAAAATTATTCCAACATTGTTATGCCTGCAATCAGGATTAAATGTAAAAACAAGAGGGACCGTAAATGAGACAGGAAGGACAAGAAACACTGGAATGAGAAACATGATGAGCCATAAGGACAAAGATGAAGTAATCAACAACTTTCAATATTTCTACTTTCTTACCTTTGATAATAAAGAACAGCAAACTCTGGCTGCAGTTTTGTTTCCCTGTTCACCACTATGATCAATACCCTGGAGAAGTGCATCAATACCACCATTCTCTGCGATGTATTTACAAATTTCATCCTGCAATTCATCAAttggaataaaaaataagatcAACAAGGTAGTAGTGAGGTACTAACGTTTTCTTATCTGATTCATGCATGTTACTCTTGATAGATAACATTTTCTTAtctggttcatgcattttaCTCTTAACagtaattttgaaaatccatCAAGAAGCTTCAGCCTGTAAATTGTGCGGTACAAAATAATGGAATATGCAAAAGTAATCAGCCTGGAGCAGTAACTTATTCTTTTCAAGAACATAAATACAAGAGTTtcctaataaataaataaaaaaagatccAAGTATTCAGATTATAAGTCCTTGCCTAAGCCATGACAATTACTTAATTCAAATGTCTAGTGAAAAATCAAGAACAACAGCTCCTCTCATGAAATTGACACGACAAGGTTGACAAGAATACTCTTTAAAAGCAAAATGACGCATTATATGTTAACCTAGGATTCAAATTAACAGGCCTTCCAGGCAAGAAAAGGAGTAAGATCACCCAAGAATTAGGATAGACAGCAACGATTTCAGCTTTAATGGAGACAAATTTTACTAACATTAACAGCCATGGACTTCAAGGCAATGCTTGCTGAAATTAGCGTAGGTGAGCTTAGCCCTTCATGGAGCGAGTCAACTAGAGCTCCGGCAATTCcaacttttgcaaattttcGAGCATAACCATAGACCTGGAAGTGTCACTGTAAAGTCAATACCTCGAACCTCTTCATTTTCAGTTTAGAAGAAGCACAATCTGATTTAGCGCAGTGAGCAAGACTATCCGAACTACTGAGTGGCAAACTGGAGCACAAGACATGTATGTTGGACCAAAATTCCACGATTAGCaagttatattataattgcagttaaaaaaaaaaaaacaaaggtcTCGTGGTTGATTGGTCTGCATCTTTTGCAGTTGCAGAATTATACACAAATCCGATTAGAGCTTTAATCTGAAATGTGATAAGAGTGCTTAAAAGTAAAAGATAGCCTCTAAATCATTCACTTACTTGTGAAGCCACAACCCGATTATCATCAGCAGTTAATAGAACACGTATAGCATCATATAAGCTTTGGATCCTGAGTCTGCCCTGTTTGCTCAATACGAGCATAATAAGTTCACCAATTTTAAGTTCCATAAAGGACTCTTTAAGAATCTCATTCCCAgtggcagcagcagcaactaGAGTGAAACCGCTGTTCAGTACGTCCGAGTTTTGACTTTCATCAAGGATATGCAAAAGAATCCTTGGTCCACCACAATTTTTAAACAATTCTTGGCTTTGTGTATCTGTaaacagaaaagaaatgaTCCTGAAAATCATCAGAAGGTAATCAACAAAGAGTATAGGCTGCAACCAGAATATACTGGAAGCATAGGCAGGAGAGAGCCAGAAAACAATACGCCACGATTTGGGGAAAATTGCCCATAAATCCACGAGATGACAAATGTATAAACCCTGAGTTTCCAAGTTCGAAAAATCTGAGACATGACCAGCATAATATGTATGCCACCGCAAATTTGTTGGACCCTAAGGTGAAACTTTAATCTCCAATATCGTGTCTAGAAAGGTTCGACAAAGCTGAAAGGTCAAGTGGAGTATATCAAGATACCATGAAGAAGCGGCCCCAATGCTCTCAAAGATGAGACGAGAACCTTATCACAATTCTCTGGGATCTTCGAGCAAACAGAGCACACCACTTCCACCCCGCCATTTCTCGTTGCAATGGCTGCATTTCCCAAATCGCTTTCCGAGCACAAATGGGTGAGCTTATCGAGCGACTCCACCAGCTCATCGTGCACGCCCTCATCCATTTGATTCTTGCAATCACGATCTAATTGCTTCAATCTCTCCAAGCACTGTATGATAGGGTTATCTTTCACACCACCCTCTCCGGGCAAACACATGACGATTCCTGGACATCGAGATTAACACCGTTCAATCAGATCATCCCAGATCCATCTCACAAGCGAGACTTCTGAATCCTTTTAGATACACTATCACTGCAAGCTTCTAACGATCTCGTAGGATACTTGAAGAGTACCGGAGAGATCGACGCCTTGGAGGGTGAGAGCGTCAATGGCGTCTTGGATGGCCTCGGCGGGTTCCATACCCAGATCCTCCATGTTCTCCCTCACCAGATCCTCGAACGCCTCCTGCGAGATTGTACGGACGCCCTTCGACGGCGGCCCCATCTGCTTCGCTATCAATCGGAAGATGAAGTAACGACGAGCTTCTCTACTTTCAAGTTACGAGAGAGGAGCGTTTGAATGAGTGAGCTCGTTGCCAGACACTCTGAAGctcgagaaggaagaagggaGCGGCGCCAAAGAGTTAATTGCAAAACAACCCCTTAGGTATTTCTTTTCCATGTAATAGCCCCTACACGTTTTTCTTTTAACGGTTTCTCCCCAAAACAAATTCATATTCATTGAATTACCACCCAACGCGCTAGACTTGAACTGGTTTCAGGTGTGGTTACACTCGTGAAAGAAGTATGTTAGACGTTAAGTATCAGTACCTTGAGATGTTGCAGCTGAGCATACTGAGTTAGCCGTATATACGGAGAGGTCATGACCTAGAAGCCCAAGTTTGCCATCCAAATGTTGGAACCGAGAACGAAATGCAAAAGGTTGCTTGACCCGTGCGAGTGCAAATGAGCCACACGTAGTAACATGCAAATTCAAGAAGCACCTCCTGCAATCACGATCCTGGAAATTATCTCCGCTATGTCAAGACTCGTGTTCGGGTCATAGGCATTTAGTATCCTCGAACAAGGGCAACTAGGAAACCATTGGGAGTCGGAAGATCACAGCATGACACTAGTTCACCTAACTGTTTGATATGTACTAATAAGATCCCTCCCAGGACCCTTGGCATTGCTCAGTTAGTGATATGCTGAATGAAGCCTCGACTGGCTCTCGTGCATACCTAACAAAATGCAAATTTTCACTCAGAAATCTTGTGCAAATGTTAAATCTGTACAAAAGAGCTTATGGAGTCAATCATGGCGAGGTTGTGCGGCCCCCAGTTGTCTAGCACGTCGGGCAAGTCGAAAGCTCCGGATAATTCCAACCAAACGAAGGATGACTAAGAGCACGAAACCAATGTGGTACATTATTTCGACGACGTCTACTCCCCCTGAAGAATATGAGCAGGGAACGAAGATGAAATCATTTCCATATGCAGATTAAGGGATTTCCAGTAGCTCACAGTAAGGACTGCAGAAATGAATTTCTTTAACTGCCTTTCCGAAAAATTCCTGGTGACTGAAACTAACATCACTGAATAACGTTCCTACTAAGATGCACGAAAACCACTCAGTTTTTGAAAACTCAACTCATGTAGGTTTCAATTGAAAACATCTCTTTTAGCGGGAATTTCCTGATAAAACTAATACAAAACTCAAACTTTTGATAAAGAGAGTCACCTGTTGGAATGGACTGAAGTGGCGTGCTTCTATACAGGACTATGAGTATTGTCTGcaggagaaaattttgaatgacACTCAGAGTGATAAGTGAAATAGAAATGTTGTGCAAATATTTCTCACGCTCATCAAGCACATGGAGACGGAAACGGAAATAAAAAGATCTTTTTTTCCTCCCATGAAACATTTTGCAGTTCGCAACTTAAAGCAACAATGATCAGCTGCAGAAGACTAGCTAGCTTTACCTCTAACAATTGAAACAGTTTCTTGGGTCAAGGTATAAATTTGCCTACTGATTGAATATAACAAGAGCTCATCAAAATAATAACTATATATTCAATGATAACACAAGCAAGGTTGATACAGTTATTATCAGTAACAGACAAGATATCACAGTAACCACCCAGTCTGATCCCACACagaaaaagatgaaagaaaaGCTCCAGAAAGTAGACGGCACAgcattgcagaatcaacttaCCACGAGAAGACGCATTTCATTGCAGGGTAACATCCTATCTGGATCAATCGCTCGATTGACAAATCTCTGGAAATATCTCTTGATGCAGAATGGCACCTCACGGGCTTTCTGTTAAGGACACGAACAGAAGATTACAATTAAGAGATTCTGTAAAGAGAAACCATCTGTCTACTTCTTGATAGATGGTTCAGACAGCAAGCAGTAAGAGGGTTTTTTTTGGGTGCGGGGTTTGGGGGGAAGGTaatcaacaacaacaacaactaAGTCCGAGCATGAATCTATGTCCAAACCACTGGACTACTTATATTACAACCCCATGAAGATCTACTTGGAGACAAAACGACATTGTGCAATTTGGAATGTCAGAAAGGTCATTGTCCATCTCGTTTTCTTTAATTCTCCCCTTGTTTGGAGGGAGACATGGATGAGAATAACCCAGCAGCCTACCAATCAGAAAGACCTATTCACACGTATATACCATTTACATTGCCTTCCAGAAAAAATATGGCAACAAGGGAGTTCATGCTCTTCAGCGAATTATAGAATATAATCGCAGAAAGAGTTTAGAAACTGATGAGCAAAAAAGAGCTATTTATAAAGTTACCATCAATTCTACTAGCCATCCAACGGAACAGTGTCTTTGCAGAACTCAtcttttttcaatattaaCATAACACTGAAACTGCCCTATCAGATACGACCCAAACTCAAAACCCAAAAGCCAGTTCAGCATGTACCAATCTGCATCTCTGATTATATTTCTAATGGAACCGCCACAGAATGTAACTAACGTACGAACCTGAACAGCGCCGCGTACACCCCCGACGAAAAGGAGATTGTACCGCTGGACCTCTCTGAGGACCTTATCGACTTCATCATCGTGCAGGAGATGCAACGATTCCTGGGGTATCAGTCTATGGATGTCGCGAGAGCACATGGGACACTTGCAAGGCCTAGGCGTCGCATTGTAACTCCAGTACGTCAGAATGCAGCTTGCTGCACTACACAAACCGCATCACATTTTTACAACCTATGATTCCAAATATCATCACCAAAGCATCCGGCGAAGAACAGCAAGAGCAGGACATGATCCAGAGCTTCAACTTTCTACTACATGAGCTGAGCCACAACAATTTCAGCTATCCTTCGATTTCTACAGCAACGATCATCGTCGTCCGGCGGAATggactgagagagagagagagagagagagagatgaggagTATGTAAAACCCACCGCAGTACCAGTGGCCGCACCCCGACTTGCACGGCACCGTGAAGTCGCCGAAGCAGATCGGACAAACATCGTCGTCCGGCGGACCTTCTCGCTCAGCTCTTCCTCCGCCTTCCTcttcagcagcagcagctggCGTCTCGTTTCCAGCAGGAGTTTCTCCCACCTCCGGCTGATCAGCGAAGGGCTTCTCCTCCATCACttctgctcctcctcctcctccgccaaCTGCTCCGCTAGGGTTTGATTGATCCCGGCATCGAAAGCGCTCGAAGACGTCGGCTTCCATCGTCGGGTCCTCGCTATCATCGATCAAT from Punica granatum isolate Tunisia-2019 chromosome 2, ASM765513v2, whole genome shotgun sequence includes the following:
- the LOC116196513 gene encoding armadillo repeat-containing protein 6 isoform X1 yields the protein MGPPSKGVRTISQEAFEDLVRENMEDLGMEPAEAIQDAIDALTLQGVDLSGIVMCLPGEGGVKDNPIIQCLERLKQLDRDCKNQMDEGVHDELVESLDKLTHLCSESDLGNAAIATRNGGVEVVCSVCSKIPENCDKVLVSSLRALGPLLHDTQSQELFKNCGGPRILLHILDESQNSDVLNSGFTLVAAAATGNEILKESFMELKIGELIMLVLSKQGRLRIQSLYDAIRVLLTADDNRVVASQVYGYARKFAKVGIAGALVDSLHEGLSSPTLISASIALKSMAVNDEICKYIAENGGIDALLQGIDHSGEQGNKTAARVCCSLLSKLAGSDANKNAIVEKGGMNRLIKLSARFSDDPSVLQEVMSIISVLCLRSPENAARAIEAGAGDLALQAMEKFPAALRMQRSSCLMIRNLVVRNAENRALLLGNGIEKYIRMAKQNHDSCKDAATDALRDLGLDNYNS
- the LOC116196513 gene encoding armadillo repeat-containing protein 6 isoform X2 gives rise to the protein MPRVLGGILLVHIKQRCFLNLHVTTCGSFALARVKQPFAFRSRFQHLDGKLGLLGHDLSVYTANSVCSAATSQDTQSQELFKNCGGPRILLHILDESQNSDVLNSGFTLVAAAATGNEILKESFMELKIGELIMLVLSKQGRLRIQSLYDAIRVLLTADDNRVVASQVYGYARKFAKVGIAGALVDSLHEGLSSPTLISASIALKSMAVNDEICKYIAENGGIDALLQGIDHSGEQGNKTAARVCCSLLSKLAGSDANKNAIVEKGGMNRLIKLSARFSDDPSVLQEVMSIISVLCLRSPENAARAIEAGAGDLALQAMEKFPAALRMQRSSCLMIRNLVVRNAENRALLLGNGIEKYIRMAKQNHDSCKDAATDALRDLGLDNYNS
- the LOC116196518 gene encoding E3 ubiquitin-protein ligase RNF170; translation: MEADVFERFRCRDQSNPSGAVGGGGGGAEVMEEKPFADQPEVGETPAGNETPAAAAEEEGGGRAEREGPPDDDVCPICFGDFTVPCKSGCGHWYCASCILTYWSYNATPRPCKCPMCSRDIHRLIPQESLHLLHDDEVDKVLREVQRYNLLFVGGVRGAVQKAREVPFCIKRYFQRFVNRAIDPDRMLPCNEMRLLVTILIVLYRSTPLQSIPTGGVDVVEIMYHIGFVLLVILRLVGIIRSFRLARRARQLGAAQPRHD